The following is a genomic window from Phycisphaeraceae bacterium.
AAGCCGCCACTGCGGACGATCTTCATACATCCCGATCTCTTCGAGAATGACGTTTTTTTCCATGAGAAAATCTTCGGATCGCAGCGCGGGCCGAAGCATATCACCCAGAAGATCGATCGCGCGTGGGAGAAACTCGGGCAGCACCTGCGCGTAATAAACAGTGGTTTCCTGTGAGGTGTAGGCGTTGTAGTTGGCTCCGATTTCATCAAACTCGCGGTTAACGTCATCCGCAGTCCGCCGTGCAGAGCCTTTGAACATCATGTGCTCAAGAAAGTGCGATACCCCCATGAGCGGCTTCTCTTCATCGCGCGTGCCGGCTTTGACGAAGAAACCGACCGCAGAGGTATGTGCCGCTGAGTTTGTCTCGGCGATCACGGTCAGGCCGTTAGAAAGCTTGCGGTGGTGGAAGTTAAGCATTGTTGTTTTTCGCCGGTCAAATCCGAACACTCGACGTAACTTTCATGCGCCGTTATTTCGCCTGTCACGTTCACACGATGGAGCATTCTACGGTTGTCGTTGATTGTTGAACGCATAAAAAAGGACAGCCGCACGGGCCGTCCTTTTCATGGGTAAATAACTACCGATTAACGCCTGTCGGTAATCAGCCCGAAATCTTCTGGAGCTCTTCCGCAAACATTTTCTTGGGATTCAGGCCAATAAACTTACGCACAATCTGACCATTCTTGAACAGAATGACAGTCGGAATCGCGGTAACGTCGAACTTCATCGATACGTTGCGGTTGTGGTCGGTATCAACCTTGCCAACCTTGACCTTGCCGGTGAATTCCTTGGCAAGCTCATCAATGGTTGGCGCAAGCATGCGGCAGGGCTGGCACCACTCCGCCCAAAAGTCCACGAGGACGGGCTTATCGCTGTTGAGGACTTCCTGCTCAAAGTTGCTGTCTGTCAGTTCCAATACGCCTTCACCAGCCATGATCGGCTCCTGTTTCTATTGATTCCAGAGGGTCTTGATCGATTCACAAATTAATGTGGCGGATTCTATGCGCGGGATTTACGGACAGCAACCAGTCGCGTGCAAATGACCTCAGATGACTACATGTGTATAGGAAACCAAGCCCGCCAATACTCCCGCCGACACCAGCAAACCAACCCCGCGTCGCTTCCGCGTTAAAATCGCTCATACCCCGTTGTCCCGGAGCTATTTGTGACGCTTTCATCCAAGATCGAAAATCACACTGCCGTCATTGGTGTGATCGGCCTGGGCTATGTCGGCTTGCCGCTGTTGCGCACTTTCTGGGATGCGGGATTTCCCGTGATCGGCTTCGATATCGATCCCGGAAAGATCGACAAACTTCTCCGGGGCGAGAGCTATCTCAAGCATCTGGGTGAAAACCTCGTGCGCGACATGGCTGTTGCCGCCACCCGGGGAAACACCTCCGTACCAAAAAAGTTTGACGCGACAGCCGACTTTACGCGCCTTGGTGAAGCTGATGCGGTGATTGTTTGCGTGCCTACCCCGCTGGGTAAGCATCTTGAACCCGATCTCTCTTATATTGAACAAACCTCGGATGCGATCGCTCGGACGCTGCGATCCGGTCAACTTATCGTTCTCGAATCCACAACCTACCCGCGCACAACCCGCGAGATCATGCTGCCCCGCTTTGAGAAGGCAGCAGGCGGCAAATTGAAATGCGGTATTGATTTTTTCCTCGCCTTTTCACCCGAACGCGAGGATCCCGGCCGCAAGGACCACAATACGCAGACGATCCCGAAACTCGTCGGCGGAATCGACCCGGAGTCCGGCCGGGTGGCGACGGAGCTGTATTCAAAGGCCATCCGAAAAGTGGTGGCCGTCTCCTCAGCCGAAGTCGCGGAAGCCGCCAAACTGCTGGAGAACATCTACCGAGCGGTGAACATCGCGCTGGTGAACGAAATGAAGGTTCTTCTTACCGCGATGGGTATCGATGTGTGGGAGGTCATTGAAGCCGCCTCCACGAAACCTTTCGGGTTTCAGGCTTTTTATCCCGGTCCGGGACTAGGCGGGCACTGCATCCCCATTGACCCTTATTACCTTACGTGGAAGGCCCGCGAAGTCGGCTTGCCTACACGATTCATCGAACTTGCGGGAGAAGTGAATCGGGGAATGCCCGATTATGTCGTCCAGCGAACCCTGCTGGCGCTCAATGACCGTCAGATCGCGGTGAAGGGTGCGAAAATTCTCGTGCTTGGTTTGGCATACAAGCCGGATGTGGACGATGTACGCGAAAGCCCGAGTTTTGAGTTGATAGAAAAGTTACAGGCTCTGGGCGCAATGGTGGATTTCAATGATCCGCACGTTCCCGCCACACACAAGATGCGGTTCCATGATCTGCAAAAATCGAGCGTGCCTCTCTCCGCCTCTATGCTGCAAGGCTATGACGCAGTGATTATCGCAACCCATCACAAGGCATATGATTGGGCCTTCGTCGTCAAAAACGCACGGCTAATCGTTGATACGCGCAACGCAACCGCAAAAATAGCAGGTAAACGCAATCACATCGTCAGTGCGTAGGAATTCGCTTATCTACGGCGGAGCGACGGGTGATTCACTTTGGCACATCAACGGTCAACTGCCGCGACCTAGAACAGCTCCACCGCTTGCATGTACCCCGGCACATCAACCGGATACTTCGCCCGCCTGCGGATGATTTCCGCCAGCGTGTTTGCGGCTCTTTCTTCGCCATGCGTCAGGAATAATCGTTTCGGGGTCGCACCCATCGCATCGAGCCAGTGTAAAAGCCCCTTCTGATCAGCGTGGGCGGAAAGGCCGCTGATCTCCGCGATCTGTGCCTGTACGGGATATTGCTTGCCCAGAATGCGAACCTCTTTCTGGCCATCCACCAGCTCGCGCCCGAGCGTGCCTTCCGCCTGGTAGCCGACGAAAAGGACGGTTGTTTCCGGCTTGCCGATGTTCTGAATGAGATGGTGCTTGATGCGTCCCGCATTACACATACCCGAGCCGGCCATGATGACTACGCCGCTGCGTCCGTTGATCTCTTTCGATTCCTCGACGCTGCGTGTGAAGTGCAATCCCGGAAAGCGAAACGGCGACTCGTTGGATCGAAGCATGGCCCGCGCTTCTTCGTCAAGACACTCCGGATGGTGAGCCATTACATCCGTCGCCTCAACAGCCATCGGACTGTCAAGAAATACGCGCACATCGCGCAGCTTCCCGCTACGAACCAGGCGGCTGAAATAATACATCAACTCCTGTGCCCGTTCGATGGCGAACGTGGGTATCAGCACGTTCCCGCCGCGCTTAATGGTCTGGTTGACGACCGCAGCAAGCTGTTCTTCGATTCCTCCGTTAACTGCATGGTTCCGGTCACCATACGTGGACTCCATCACCACATAATCCGCGGAATGAATAAGCGAAGGGTCACGGATGAGGGGCTTATCCCACTGGCCGATGTCGCCCGAAAAAACGATCCGCCTCTCAACACCAGCCTCGCGGACAACGATTTCCAGCAGAGATGAGCCGAGGATGTGGCCGGCATCGCGCCAGGTGACGCTGACGCGATCATTCAGCCGCAGCGTCTCTTCATATTTCACCGGGCGGAGCAGCCGCAGCGAAGCGTGAGCGTCGTCCTCGGTGTAGAGCGGTTCAATGGGGTTTTCATCGACACGGTTTTCCTCTTCGTGTCGTTTGATCTTGTTTCGGACATCTTCCTGCTGGATGCCTGCCGCATCGAGCAGCACGATCCGGGTCAGATCGAGCGTTGCGGGAGTGGAATAAATGGGTGAGTTGAACCCGCGCTTTACAAATCGCGGTATCAGGCCGGTGTGATCCAGATGAGCATGGGTCAGAAGCAGCGCGTCAATCTTCGCCGGATCGATCGGCGTCGTCCCCCAGTTGCGGCCGAGGTACGCCCGTTCCTGAAACATGCCGCAATCAATAAGAAGTTGCAGCCCGCCAGCATCAAGAAAGTAACGCGATCCGGTGACTTGCCGGGTGGCGCCGAGAAATTGAAGTTTCACGTTGTTTGTTCTCTCGGAAGGGGTGTGAATTTATAAAAATCGCTCGGATGTTTCCGACGTAAGCAGGTTGCACGCTTCGGTATTGCCTAGCCAGCGGTGACGATGCTTCGCAATAAAGCTGTATATCACATCTCGGATCAAGGGTGGCACGATCATGAAAACAACCAACGCCTTCCAAAAGCCGCAGAGATGCGACGCGATACGAACCGCAGCGCTGGATCGAATGTAGGTCTTGCCATTCTGGATCAACACCATGCTGTTAATCGTGCCCTCCTCCAGTTGGTATTCGCGGAGCAATGATCTTCCTGTATCAGATTGGAGTGCTGCAAATCGGAAGTAATCCGCAGGATCGCGTTTAATAATGAAGTTCACTGAAGCACTGCACAGGTTGCAGATGCCGTCAAAAAGAACGATGCCATGATTCCGCGTGACGGTGGAATTAGCGTGTTTCACAAAAGTTCCCCGTCTATGTTAGGCGTGGATCACAGCGGAAATAATCGTGAC
Proteins encoded in this region:
- a CDS encoding nucleotide sugar dehydrogenase, coding for MTLSSKIENHTAVIGVIGLGYVGLPLLRTFWDAGFPVIGFDIDPGKIDKLLRGESYLKHLGENLVRDMAVAATRGNTSVPKKFDATADFTRLGEADAVIVCVPTPLGKHLEPDLSYIEQTSDAIARTLRSGQLIVLESTTYPRTTREIMLPRFEKAAGGKLKCGIDFFLAFSPEREDPGRKDHNTQTIPKLVGGIDPESGRVATELYSKAIRKVVAVSSAEVAEAAKLLENIYRAVNIALVNEMKVLLTAMGIDVWEVIEAASTKPFGFQAFYPGPGLGGHCIPIDPYYLTWKAREVGLPTRFIELAGEVNRGMPDYVVQRTLLALNDRQIAVKGAKILVLGLAYKPDVDDVRESPSFELIEKLQALGAMVDFNDPHVPATHKMRFHDLQKSSVPLSASMLQGYDAVIIATHHKAYDWAFVVKNARLIVDTRNATAKIAGKRNHIVSA
- a CDS encoding DUF393 domain-containing protein, coding for MKHANSTVTRNHGIVLFDGICNLCSASVNFIIKRDPADYFRFAALQSDTGRSLLREYQLEEGTINSMVLIQNGKTYIRSSAAVRIASHLCGFWKALVVFMIVPPLIRDVIYSFIAKHRHRWLGNTEACNLLTSETSERFL
- the trxA gene encoding thioredoxin, whose translation is MAGEGVLELTDSNFEQEVLNSDKPVLVDFWAEWCQPCRMLAPTIDELAKEFTGKVKVGKVDTDHNRNVSMKFDVTAIPTVILFKNGQIVRKFIGLNPKKMFAEELQKISG
- a CDS encoding MBL fold metallo-hydrolase; protein product: MKLQFLGATRQVTGSRYFLDAGGLQLLIDCGMFQERAYLGRNWGTTPIDPAKIDALLLTHAHLDHTGLIPRFVKRGFNSPIYSTPATLDLTRIVLLDAAGIQQEDVRNKIKRHEEENRVDENPIEPLYTEDDAHASLRLLRPVKYEETLRLNDRVSVTWRDAGHILGSSLLEIVVREAGVERRIVFSGDIGQWDKPLIRDPSLIHSADYVVMESTYGDRNHAVNGGIEEQLAAVVNQTIKRGGNVLIPTFAIERAQELMYYFSRLVRSGKLRDVRVFLDSPMAVEATDVMAHHPECLDEEARAMLRSNESPFRFPGLHFTRSVEESKEINGRSGVVIMAGSGMCNAGRIKHHLIQNIGKPETTVLFVGYQAEGTLGRELVDGQKEVRILGKQYPVQAQIAEISGLSAHADQKGLLHWLDAMGATPKRLFLTHGEERAANTLAEIIRRRAKYPVDVPGYMQAVELF